Proteins encoded by one window of Colletes latitarsis isolate SP2378_abdomen chromosome 5, iyColLati1, whole genome shotgun sequence:
- the LOC143341882 gene encoding uncharacterized protein LOC143341882 isoform X1, which produces MKITSYLALASRLAPGPVAGMVALLSLLRSDYKQEQQQQPPSSKKSRTSTSATSTAAATRSNVVLASRRVSSNAGDSNSYDSGTFNSNARTSSTREVVFPDSFEVLPQPRDLSVVYMGVPHEQQRKFRCRFCGKGYRWKSTMRRHETVECGGKPPAFQCPECPYKARQRGNLTVHYKRHHQKIGYDEGA; this is translated from the coding sequence ATGAAAATAACCTCTTACCTCGCTCTCGCGTCTCGCTTGGCGCCGGGACCTGTTGCAGGAATGGTTGCGTTGCTGTCGTTGTTGCGGTCCGATTACAAGCAGGAGCAGCAACAGCAGCCGCCGTCAAGCAAGAAGAGTCGCACGTCGACGTCCGCCACGTCGACGGCGGCCGCCACTAGAAGCAACGTCGTTCTGGCGAGCAGACGCGTAAGCAGCAACGCAGGTGACAGCAACAGTTACGACAGCGGGACGTTCAACAGCAACGCGCGAACCTCGTCGACTCGCGAGGTGGTGTTCCCCGACTCGTTCGAGGTGCTGCCGCAACCGCGCGACCTCAGCGTCGTCTACATGGGCGTGCCCCACGAGCAGCAACGGAAGTTCAGGTGTCGTTTCTGCGGCAAGGGATACCGATGGAAAAGCACGATGCGTCGCCACGAGACGGTCGAATGCGGTGGCAAACCGCCTGCCTTTCAATGCCCCGAGTGCCCGTACAAAGCCAGGCAACGCGGCAACCTGACCGTGCACTACAAACGACATCATCAGAAAATCGGTTACGACGAAGGTGCCTAA
- the LOC143341882 gene encoding uncharacterized protein LOC143341882 isoform X2, translating to MVALLSLLRSDYKQEQQQQPPSSKKSRTSTSATSTAAATRSNVVLASRRVSSNAGDSNSYDSGTFNSNARTSSTREVVFPDSFEVLPQPRDLSVVYMGVPHEQQRKFRCRFCGKGYRWKSTMRRHETVECGGKPPAFQCPECPYKARQRGNLTVHYKRHHQKIGYDEGA from the coding sequence ATGGTTGCGTTGCTGTCGTTGTTGCGGTCCGATTACAAGCAGGAGCAGCAACAGCAGCCGCCGTCAAGCAAGAAGAGTCGCACGTCGACGTCCGCCACGTCGACGGCGGCCGCCACTAGAAGCAACGTCGTTCTGGCGAGCAGACGCGTAAGCAGCAACGCAGGTGACAGCAACAGTTACGACAGCGGGACGTTCAACAGCAACGCGCGAACCTCGTCGACTCGCGAGGTGGTGTTCCCCGACTCGTTCGAGGTGCTGCCGCAACCGCGCGACCTCAGCGTCGTCTACATGGGCGTGCCCCACGAGCAGCAACGGAAGTTCAGGTGTCGTTTCTGCGGCAAGGGATACCGATGGAAAAGCACGATGCGTCGCCACGAGACGGTCGAATGCGGTGGCAAACCGCCTGCCTTTCAATGCCCCGAGTGCCCGTACAAAGCCAGGCAACGCGGCAACCTGACCGTGCACTACAAACGACATCATCAGAAAATCGGTTACGACGAAGGTGCCTAA
- the LOC143341885 gene encoding zinc finger protein lsy-27-like isoform X1: MFLKPCLPPTGVPNNATATFDPGLGCSADPRLLFQGSSAWVPETDKPYMCSSCGKGYTHIFTLNRHRRTVCGKIRNTNGKWKCPRCTRSYVTEGNLVRHVRFECGVRRKFCCIFCNRKFTQRCSLIRHLRNFHNESFDSTNGAGVPPEFQPMDTCHVEGKSSDDSRV; encoded by the coding sequence ATGTTTCTGAAGCCGTGCCTGCCGCCCACCGGTGTCCCCAACAACGCCACCGCCACGTTCGATCCTGGCTTGGGCTGTTCCGCCGACCCGAGGCTGCTGTTTCAAGGCTCATCTGCCTGGGTACCGGAAACCGACAAGCCCTACATGTGCTCTAGCTGTGGCAAAGGTTACACCCACATATTCACCCTGAACCGTCACCGTCGCACCGTATGCGGTAAAATCAGGAACACCAACGGCAAGTGGAAGTGTCCCCGTTGCACCAGGTCCTACGTCACCGAGGGTAATCTCGTGCGTCACGTAAGGTTCGAATGCGGCGTCAGGCGAAAGTTCTGCTGCATTTTCTGCAACCGAAAGTTCACCCAACGTTGCAGCCTGATACGACACTTGAGGAACTTCCACAACGAGAGCTTCGACAGCACCAACGGCGCCGGCGTTCCCCCGGAGTTCCAACCGATGGACACCTGTCACGTGGAAGGAAAGAGCTCGGACGACTCCAGAGTATAA
- the LOC143341886 gene encoding zinc finger protein 711-like translates to MRTYRRKALLGENTFYYKSESPRKNTKNLPHCESFARSRFTCQKCGRGYTMLCNLRRHMKWECGGKRLDELAIRRSVHRKSRHANYLRDEDLALRCPQCGRRYKVQHSLNKHLKFECGGRRNFACNFCGNSYTQNVNLRRHLMRIHNVYCPPRKQCVRKIL, encoded by the exons ATGCGCACATATCGTAGAAAAGCATTGCTAGGGGAGAATACGTTTTATTATAAATCCGAGTCACCACGGAAGAACACGAAAAACTTGCCACATTGCGAAA GTTTCGCGAGGTCCCGGTTCACGTGTCAGAAGTGCGGCCGTGGGTACACGATGCTGTGCAATCTGAGGAGGCACATGAAATGGGAATGCGGAGGAAAAC GTCTCGACGAGCTGGCCATTCGTCGATCCGTGCATCGCAAATCGAGACACGCGAATTACTTGAGGGACGAAGACCTAGCGCTGAGATGCCCGCAGTGCGGACGAAGGTACAAGGTCCAGCATAGTCTCAACAAGCATCTCAAGTTCGAGTGCGGTGGCCGTAGGAACTTCGCCTGCAACTTCTGCGGGAACAGTTACACCCAAAACGTCAACCTCCGCCGTCACTTGATGCGGATCCACAATGTTTATTGCCCCCCGAGGAAGCAGTGCGTCCGGAAGATTCTCTGA
- the LOC143341885 gene encoding uncharacterized protein LOC143341885 isoform X2, with translation MFLKPCLPPTGVPNNATATFDPGLGCSADPRLLFQGSSAWVPETDKPYMCSSCGKGYTHIFTLNRHRRTVCGKIRNTNGKWKCPRCTRSYVTEGNLVRHVSLIRHLRNFHNESFDSTNGAGVPPEFQPMDTCHVEGKSSDDSRV, from the exons ATGTTTCTGAAGCCGTGCCTGCCGCCCACCGGTGTCCCCAACAACGCCACCGCCACGTTCGATCCTGGCTTGGGCTGTTCCGCCGACCCGAGGCTGCTGTTTCAAGGCTCATCTGCCTGGGTACCGGAAACCGACAAGCCCTACATGTGCTCTAGCTGTGGCAAAGGTTACACCCACATATTCACCCTGAACCGTCACCGTCGCACCGTATGCGGTAAAATCAGGAACACCAACGGCAAGTGGAAGTGTCCCCGTTGCACCAGGTCCTACGTCACCGAGGGTAATCTCGTGCGTCACGTAAG CCTGATACGACACTTGAGGAACTTCCACAACGAGAGCTTCGACAGCACCAACGGCGCCGGCGTTCCCCCGGAGTTCCAACCGATGGACACCTGTCACGTGGAAGGAAAGAGCTCGGACGACTCCAGAGTATAA
- the LOC143341878 gene encoding uncharacterized protein LOC143341878 isoform X1: MAVLIVRPSISERSWGRIQRFQSLAGHCQEKEPRPETAATNSHGFRCPRCGRWYKIKRSLRRHLVVECGKLPQYKYYTKMKCFVSRVTKNRRRSRGQGRFACENCDRRYHQMKNLRRHVINECVESQYPAMLVFKHTCATCGKTYKHKHHLKRHHDFECGIDPKFKCAFCPHRTRYKDSLMKHILARHQHLLDQNSQRELQLVELDGADVAVHVECRRVHQVPAIHDQGRAEERPSLGPQKVSLLGLQSNVLVDGLADSSPDVRVQQAVPGDRRVRRRPVDRGQKGEEEEIRLSGLQPRLRGLHVALEAPELRVRRRTQVHLHHLQEQVLAKGQSQSTHENYALVSRFVACRKISAVGKIFFHLTWVPVDPVFISIICDIVPLAKCKQKT, translated from the exons ATGGCAGTTCTAATCGTTCGACCATCGATTTCAGAGCGAAGCTGGGGCCGTATTCAGAGGTTCCAATCGTTGGCTGGGCACTGCCAGGAGAAAGAGCCTCGCCCGGAGACAGCCGCGACAAACTCTCACGGTTTCCGGTGTCCACGTTGCGGCAGATGGTACAAGATCAAAAGGTCCTTGAGACGTCATCTCGTGGTCGAGTGCGGAAAACTGCCCCAATACAAAT ATTACACGAAAATGAAGTGCTTCGTGAGCCGGGTGACGAAGAATCGACGGAGATCGCGCGGCCAGGGGCGATTCGCGTGCGAGAACTGCGACCGTCGTTACCACCAAATGAAGAATCTCAGAAGACACGTGATTAACGAATGCG tggagtCCCAGTACCCCGCCATGTTGGTGTTTAAGCACACCTGTGCCACCTGCGGGAAAACGTACAAGCACAAGCACCATCTGAAGAGGCACCACGACTTCGAGTGCGGGATCGATCCGAAATTCAAGTGCGCGTTCTGCCCACACAGGACCAGGTACAAGGACAGCCTGATGAAGCACATCCTGGCGCGGCACCAGCATCTGCTGGACCAGAACTCACA GCGCGAGCTACAGCTCGTCGAACTGGACGGTGCCGACGTTGCCGTCCACGTCGAGTGTCGTCGCGTACACCAGGTACCTGCGATCCACGACCAAGGACGAGCAGAGGAACGCCCATCGCTGGGGCCCCAGAAAGTATCACTGCTCGGATTGCAATCGAACGTTCTCGTTGATGGCCTCGCTGACTCGTCACCGGATGTTCGAGTGCAACAAGCGGTCCCAGGGGACCGACGGGTCCGTCGACGACCCGTCGATAGAGGACAGAAAGGCGAAGAAGAAGAAATACGGTTGTCCGGACTGCAACCGCGTCTACGCGGCCTTCACGTCGCTCTGGAGGCACCGGAACTACGAGTGCGGCGTCGAACCCAGGTTCACTTGCACCATTTGCAAGAACAGGTTCTCGCAAAAGGCCAATCTCAATCGACACATGAGAACTATGCATTAGTTTCACGGTTCGTGGCCTGTCGAAAGATCTCTGCGGTGgggaaaatatttttccacCTTACGTGGGTCCCTGTGGACCCGGTTTTTATTTCGATTATTTGTGATATTGTACCCTTGGCAAAATGTAAACAGAAAACGTAG
- the LOC143342089 gene encoding zinc finger Y-chromosomal protein 1-like, with protein MYMGDQVLGYTCTMCSKFYKMWSNYLKHKCEPPQFKCPLCPFAAFKAFILHAHQAEQHFKVTSPNTSCGKAFKWRKSLVRHEREECGKKPYHCPHCPREMSLKNSLIRHLLVKHGQDCRARTRVVRRPSSRRVENCLGVAMDGFHECCECKRMYRSRMALNRHVREECGRVLYTCPFCHSIMPMKFNLLKHLKKEHGKEFSKQVGTRIEDTLTSSRRTGCPIGNQMQQLHHCRACGNEYMCFSSLKRHVREECGQPPKYQCPYCPKRTKLRCNLLKHMHFGLLHWVRTPSMPRRVYPCGKCQKIYANASSLYRHLKLECGILPQFHCPYCRFSSKRKFNLDSHVAHKHRKLLQCYGNRADFQRNRMSRVQASPKKPYPCKHCDRSYMYKSTLKRHIQYECGKEKQFVCPVCHKKLTLSGLQKHRIGVH; from the exons ATGTACATGGGCGACCAGGTTCTGGGCTACACGTGCACTATGTGCAGCAAATTCTACAAGATGTGGAGCAACTATTTGAAGCACAAATGCGAACCGCCGCAGTTCAAATGCCCGCTCTGCCCTTTCGCGGCGTTCAAGGCCTTCATACTTCACGCCCACCAGGCGGAGCAACACTTCAAGGTCACCTCGCCGAACAC TTCCTGCGGCAAGGCGTTCAAGTGGAGGAAGAGCCTGGTCCGTCACGAGCGCGAGGAGTGTGGCAAAAAACCGTATCATTGTCCTCACTGTCCCCGCGAGATGAGCCTGAAAAACAGCCTGATCCGCCATTTGCTGGTCAAGCACGGCCAGGATTGCCGCGCCAGGACGCGTGTCGTTCGTCGACCGAGTTCGCGAAGGGTCGAGAATTGTCTGGGCGTCGCCATGGACG GTTTCCACGAGTGCTGCGAGTGCAAGAGAATGTACAGGTCGAGAATGGCCCTGAATCGACACGTGCGAGAGGAATGCGGCAGGGTGTTGTACACGTGTCCCTTCTGTCACAGTATCATGCCTATGAAGTTCAACCTGTTGAAACACCTGAAGAAGGAACACG GAAAAGAGTTCTCCAAGCAAGTCGGGACGAGAATCGAGGACACGTTGACGAGCAGTCGACGAACAG GTTGTCCGATCGGGAATCAGATGCAGCAGTTGCACCACTGCAGGGCCTGCGGGAACGAGTACATGTGTTTCAGTTCGTTAAAGAGGCACGTTAGGGAGGAGTGCGGCCAGCCACCCAAGTATCAGTGCCCGTATTGTCCGAAGAGGACCAAGTTACGGTGCAATTTGTTGAAACACATGC ATTTCGGGCTGCTCCATTGGGTCAGGACACCGAGTATGCCACGGAGAGTGTACCCCTGCGGCAAGTGTCAGAAGATCTACGCGAACGCATCCTCCCTCTACCGCCATTTGAAGCTCGAGTGCGGCATTCTCCCGCAGTTTCACTGTCCCTACTGTCGCTTCAGCTCAAAGAGGAAATTCAATTTGGACTCTCACGTGGCGCACAAGCATCGAAAATTGTTACAGTGTTAC GGGAATCGCGCTGATTTTCAAA GGAATCGTATGTCGCGAGTCCAGGCCTCCCCGAAGAAACCGTACCCCTGTAAGCACTGCGATCGTAGTTATATGTACAAAAGCACCCTGAAGCGTCACATCCAGTACGAGTGTGGCAAGGAGAAGCAATTCGTTTGTCCCGTTTGCCATAAAAAGCTCACCTTGAGCGGGCTGCAGAAACACAGGATCGGCGTTCACTGA
- the LOC143341885 gene encoding uncharacterized protein LOC143341885 isoform X3 codes for MFLKPCLPPTGVPNNATATFDPGLGCSADPRLLFQGSSAWVPETDKPYMCSSCGKGYTHIFTLNRHRRTVCGISLSGHQLDDTISPDQFGKPIFVCPKCGKGYTWKASLQRHLSTGCGLPPMFCCNLCDYRTSRKDILFRHMRHVHSRHPA; via the exons ATGTTTCTGAAGCCGTGCCTGCCGCCCACCGGTGTCCCCAACAACGCCACCGCCACGTTCGATCCTGGCTTGGGCTGTTCCGCCGACCCGAGGCTGCTGTTTCAAGGCTCATCTGCCTGGGTACCGGAAACCGACAAGCCCTACATGTGCTCTAGCTGTGGCAAAGGTTACACCCACATATTCACCCTGAACCGTCACCGTCGCACCGTATGCG GGATCAGCTTGTCAGGCCACCAATTGGACGACACGATCTCGCCGGACCAATTCGGGAAACCGATCTTTGTCTGCCCGAAATGCGGCAAGGGTTACACATGGAAGGCGAGCCTTCAGCGTCACCTGAGCACGGGCTGCGGACTTCCACCCATGTTCTGCTGCAACCTGTGCGACTACAGGACCAGCAGAAAGGACATTCTGTTCAGGCACATGAGACACGTGCACTCGCGACACCCAGCTTAG
- the LOC143341878 gene encoding uncharacterized protein LOC143341878 isoform X2: MVQDQKVLETSSRGRVRKTAPIQMSVLPASQQVQDQHVEARDEHSSESSLSVKDYTKMKCFVSRVTKNRRRSRGQGRFACENCDRRYHQMKNLRRHVINECVESQYPAMLVFKHTCATCGKTYKHKHHLKRHHDFECGIDPKFKCAFCPHRTRYKDSLMKHILARHQHLLDQNSQRELQLVELDGADVAVHVECRRVHQVPAIHDQGRAEERPSLGPQKVSLLGLQSNVLVDGLADSSPDVRVQQAVPGDRRVRRRPVDRGQKGEEEEIRLSGLQPRLRGLHVALEAPELRVRRRTQVHLHHLQEQVLAKGQSQSTHENYALVSRFVACRKISAVGKIFFHLTWVPVDPVFISIICDIVPLAKCKQKT; the protein is encoded by the exons ATGGTACAAGATCAAAAGGTCCTTGAGACGTCATCTCGTGGTCGAGTGCGGAAAACTGCCCCAATACAAATGTCCGTACTGCCAGCATCGCAGCAAGTACAAGACCAGCATGTCGAAGCACGTGATGAGCATTCATCCGAATCTTCCTTATCCGTGAAAG ATTACACGAAAATGAAGTGCTTCGTGAGCCGGGTGACGAAGAATCGACGGAGATCGCGCGGCCAGGGGCGATTCGCGTGCGAGAACTGCGACCGTCGTTACCACCAAATGAAGAATCTCAGAAGACACGTGATTAACGAATGCG tggagtCCCAGTACCCCGCCATGTTGGTGTTTAAGCACACCTGTGCCACCTGCGGGAAAACGTACAAGCACAAGCACCATCTGAAGAGGCACCACGACTTCGAGTGCGGGATCGATCCGAAATTCAAGTGCGCGTTCTGCCCACACAGGACCAGGTACAAGGACAGCCTGATGAAGCACATCCTGGCGCGGCACCAGCATCTGCTGGACCAGAACTCACA GCGCGAGCTACAGCTCGTCGAACTGGACGGTGCCGACGTTGCCGTCCACGTCGAGTGTCGTCGCGTACACCAGGTACCTGCGATCCACGACCAAGGACGAGCAGAGGAACGCCCATCGCTGGGGCCCCAGAAAGTATCACTGCTCGGATTGCAATCGAACGTTCTCGTTGATGGCCTCGCTGACTCGTCACCGGATGTTCGAGTGCAACAAGCGGTCCCAGGGGACCGACGGGTCCGTCGACGACCCGTCGATAGAGGACAGAAAGGCGAAGAAGAAGAAATACGGTTGTCCGGACTGCAACCGCGTCTACGCGGCCTTCACGTCGCTCTGGAGGCACCGGAACTACGAGTGCGGCGTCGAACCCAGGTTCACTTGCACCATTTGCAAGAACAGGTTCTCGCAAAAGGCCAATCTCAATCGACACATGAGAACTATGCATTAGTTTCACGGTTCGTGGCCTGTCGAAAGATCTCTGCGGTGgggaaaatatttttccacCTTACGTGGGTCCCTGTGGACCCGGTTTTTATTTCGATTATTTGTGATATTGTACCCTTGGCAAAATGTAAACAGAAAACGTAG
- the LOC143342090 gene encoding uncharacterized protein LOC143342090 — protein SFKETSTEKDFQNTTTLDPGASDHDHAFVSLDRCVWNVQGYVDGYSPVDGLLHPELDKFKIPDAATTADQSIPNYQIVHKRHMCGFCKKVFPLKNLLRRHVQFGCKMNPRNSQFACSFCPYKSTYKANMERHVRNVHETGTLKFRCDLCNFRSNYSFCVRRHMKTFHRAPDASEAKQ, from the exons AGCTTCAAAGAGACCTCGACGGAAAAGGATTTTCAAAACACGACGACGCTAGATCCCGGTGCGTCGGACCACGACCACGCTTTCGTTTCGTTGGATCGTT GTGTGTGGAACGTACAGGGTTACGTGGACGGCTACAGCCCCGTCGACGGTCTTCTGCACCCGGAACTCGACAAGTTCAAGATCCCCGACGCGGCTACCACGGCGGATCAGTCCATTCCCAACTATCAGATcgtgcacaaacgtcacatgtgcGGCTTCTGCAAGAAAGTCTTCCCTTTGAAGAACCTGCTCAGGCGGCACGTGCAGTTCGGCTGCAAGATGAACCCTAGAAACTCTCAGTTCGCGTGCTCGTTTTGCCCTTACAAGAGCACCTACAAGGCGAACATGGAGAGGCACGTTCGAAACGTTCACGAAACCGGCACGCTAAAGTTCCGGTGCGACCTTTGCAACTTCCGCAGCAATTATTCCTTTTGCGTACGGAGGCACATGAAGACTTTCCATCGCGCTCCGGACGCGAGCGAAGCGAAACAGTAG